The Lineus longissimus chromosome 2, tnLinLong1.2, whole genome shotgun sequence genome window below encodes:
- the LOC135482774 gene encoding clathrin heavy chain 1 isoform X2: protein MTQLLPIRFQEHLQLQNVGINAANIGFSTLTMESDKFICVREKVGETAQVVIIDMNDTANPVRRPISADSAIMNPASKVIALKAGKTLQIFNLEMKSKMKAHTMTDDVTFWKWISVNTVALVTDNACYHWSMEGDSQPLKVFDRHSSLSGCQIINYRTDGSGQWLLLIGISAQQNRVVGAMQLYSVERKVSQPIEGHAAAFGVFKMIGNQSESTLFCFAVRGAQGGKLHIIEVGQPAAGNSPYQKKAVDVFFPPEAQNDFPVAMQMSQKHDVVFLITKYGYIHLYDIESGTCIYMNRISGDTIFVTAPHDATSGIIGVNRKGQVLSVCVEEDNIIQYITNTLQNSDLALRMASRNNLPGAEDLFVRKFNNLFQNGQYSEAAKVAAGAPKGILRTPQTIQRFQQVPAQPGQTSPLLQYFGILLDQGQLNKYESLELCRPVLQQGRKQLLEKWLKEEKLECSEELGDLVKQADPTLALSVYLRANVPNKVIQCFAETGQFQKIVLYAKKVGYTPDYIFLLRNIMRINPDQGAQFAQMLVADDEPMADINQIVDVFMESNMVQQCTSFLLDALKNNRPCDAPLQTRLLEMNLMSAPQVADAILGNQMFTHYDRAHIAQLCEKAGLLQRALEHYTDLYDIKRAVVHTHLLNPEWLVNYFGSLSVEDSLECLKAMLQANIRQNLQVCVQIATKYHEQLGTTQLTEIFESFKSYEGLFYFLGSIVNFSQDPEVHFKYIQSACKTGQIKEVERICRESNCYDPQRVKNFLKEAKLTDQLPLIIVCDRYDFVHDLVLYLYRNNLQKYIEIYVQKVNPSRLPVVIGGLLDVDCTEDVIKQLIMVVKGQFSTDELVAEVEKRNRLKLLLPWLETRIHEGCNEPATHNALAKIYIDSNNNPERFLRENMYYDSKVVGKYCEKRDPHLACVAYERGLCDLELINVCNENSLFKSEARYLVRRRDPDLWANVLKEDNEYRRPLIDQVVQTALSETQDPEDISVTVKAFMTADLPNELIELLEKIVLENSVFSDHSSGSDLGQNKNLQNLLILTAIKADRTRVMEYINRLDNYDAPDIANIAISSELYEEAFAIFKKFEVNTSAIQVLIDHVNNLDRAYEFAERCNEPAVWSQLARAQLNGSLVKEAIDSYIKADDPSQYMEVVDVASRNNNWEDLVKYLQMARKKARETFIETELIFAYAKTNRLADLEEFISGPNHANITQVADRCFDQKMYDAAKLLYNNVSNFARLAITLVHLGEYQGAVDGARKANSTKTWKEVCFACVDNEEFRLAQMCGLHIVVHADELEELINYYQDRGYFEELILLLEAALGLERAHMGMFTELAILYSKYKPQKMREHLELFWSRVNIPKVLRAAEQAHLWSELVFLYDKYEEYDNAIITMMNHPTDAWKENHFKDIITKVANIELYYKALQFYLDFKPLLLNDLLLVLTPRMDHTRAVTFFMKLNQIPLVKPYLRSVQNNNNKAINEALNNLLIEEEDYQGLRSSIDGFNNFDNIALAQKMETHELIEFRRIAAYLYKGNNRWKQSVDLCKRDKLFKDAMQYACESRNIDIAEELIAWFLDQKNPECFAACLFACYDLLRPDVILELAWRHNIMDFTMPYMIQVMREYISKVDKLEQSEAIRCEVEQKAEEKPLVFAEPQLMLTQGQGMAGMPAAPPQGGYQVPQPGFQAPGGFAGPMPGYGGM from the exons CTCCAAAATGTTGGCATCAATGCTGCCAACATTGGCTTCAGCACTCTCACCATGGAGTCTGACAAGTTCATCTGTGTGCGTGAGAAGGTTGGAGAGACTGCGCAGGTGGTCATTATTGACATGAACGACACAGCCAATCCCGTCAGGCGCCCAATCTCTGCCGATTCAGCCATTATGAACCCTGCCAGCAAAGTCATTGCATTGAAAG CTGGCAAAACCCTACAGATCTTCAACCTTGAGATGAAGAGCAAGATGAAGGCTCATACGATGACCGATGACGTCACATTCTGGAAATGGATCTCTGTCAACACCGTTGCATTGGTGACAGATAATGCATGCTACCACTGGAGCATGGAAG gtgaTTCTCAGCCACTGAAGGTTTTTGACCGCCACTCCAGCCTCTCTGGCTGTCAAATCATCAACTACCGAACTGATGGGAGCGGCCAGTGGCTCCTGCTGATAGGTATATCAGCGCAG cAAAATCGTGTTGTAGGAGCGATGCAGTTGTATTCTGTTGAGCGCAAAGTGAGCCAGCCGATTGAGGGACATGCTGCAGCATTCGGTGTTTTCAAAATGATCGGAAATCAGTCGGAGTCGACACTGTTCTGCTTCGCTGTCAGAGGAGCACAAGGAGGAAAG CTCCATATTATCGAGGTTGGCCAACCAGCCGCAGGTAACAGCCCATATCAGAAAAAGGCAGTGGACGTTTTCTTCCCGCCGGAGGCACAGAATGATTTCCCTGTTGCGATGCAG ATGAGCCAAAAGCATGATGTGGTTTTCCTGATCACAAAGTATGGCTACATCCATCTCTACGATATCGAATCTGGCACGTGCATCTACATGAACAGAATCAGCGGTGACACCATATTCGTCACAGCTCCTCATGATGCCACATCTGGAATCATTGGAGTCAATAGGAAAGGACAG GTTCTGTCTGTGTGTGTAGAGGAGGACAATATCATCCAGTACATAACCAACACTCTCCAGAATTCCGATTTGGCATTGCGTATGGCATCTCGTAACAATCTGCCTGGTGCCGAGGATCTCTTTGTCAGGAAATTCAACAATCTGTTCCAGAATGGACAGTATTCAGAGGCAGCAAAGGTGGCAGCTGGTGCTCCCAAG GGTATTCTTCGTACTCCCCAGACAATTCAGAGGTTCCAACAGGTTCCAGCTCAGCCTGGCCAGACGTCACCACTACTGCAGTACTTTGGTATCCTGTTGGACCAGGGCCAGTTGAACAAATATGAATCTCTGGAACTCTGCCGGCCGGTCCTTCAACAGGGCAGGAAGCAACTACTGGAGAAGTGGCTCAAGGAGGAGAAGCTGGAATGTAGCGAAGAACTGGGTGACTTGGTCAAACAGGCCGACCCAACCCTTGCTCTGTCTGTTTACCTCCGCGCTAATGTACCAAATAAA gtCATCCAATGCTTTGCCGAGACTGGTCAATTCCAGAAGATTGTTCTGTATGCCAAGAAAGTTGGCTACACTCCCGACTATATCTTCCTCCTGCGTAATATCATGCGCATCAATCCAGACCAGGGGGCGCAGTTCGCCCAGATGTTGGTAGCTGATGATGAACCAATGGCAGATATCAATCAG ATCGTGGATGTGTTTATGGAATCAAACATGGTGCAGCAATGTACTTCATTCCTACTGGATGCCCTCAAGAACAACCGACCTTGCGACGCACCGCTGCAGACCAGGCTCCTAGAAATGAACCTCATGTCAGCACCGCAG GTTGCTGATGCTATTCTTGGCAATCAGATGTTTACTCATTACGATCGTGCCCACATCGCCCAGCTCTGTGAGAAGGCTGGTCTTCTACAAAGG GCGTTGGAGCACTACACTGACTTGTACGACATCAAGAGAGCTGTCGTCCACACCCATTTACTCAATCCAGAATGGCTTGTCAATTACTTTGGCTCGTTATCTGTAGAGGATTCTCTTGAATGCCTCAAAGCAATGTTGCAGGCCAACATCAGACAGAACTTACAAGTGTGTGTACAGATTGCCACCAAGTATCATGAGCAGTTGGGAACTACTCAACTTACTGAGATTTTCGAATCGTTCAAAAGTTACGAAG GACTTTTCTACTTCCTTGGCTCGATTGTTAACTTCAGCCAGGATCCTGAGGTTCACTTCAAATACATCCAGTCAGCATGTAAGACTGGCCAGATCAAGGAGGTGGAGAGAATCTGCCGCGAGAGTAACTGTTACGATCCACAGAGAGTGAAAAATTTCCTCAAG GAAGCCAAGTTGACTGATCAGCTTCCTCTGATTATTGTGTGCGACAGATACGACTTCGTGCATGATCTTGTCCTCTACCTGTACAGAAACAACCTACAGAAGTACATAGAGATTTATGTGCAGAAG GTGAACCCGTCGCGTCTGCCTGTTGTGATTGGCGGCCTTCTGGATGTCGACTGCACAGAAGATGTAATCAAACAGTTGATCATGGTGGTCAAGGGACAGTTCTCCACTGATGAGCTGGTCGCTGAGGTAGAAAAGAGAAATAG ATTGAAGTTGCTCTTGCCGTGGTTGGAAACTCGTATCCATGAAGGCTGCAATGAACCAGCCACTCACAACGCCCTCGCCAAGATCTATATCGACAGCAATAACAACCCTGAGAGATTCCTAAGAGAGAACATGTACTATGACAGCAAAGTGGTGGGAAAATATTGCGAGAAAAGAGATCCTCATCTTGCTTGTGTCGCTTATGAGAGAGGTCTCTGTGACTTGGAGCTCATTAAC GTTTGCAACGAGAACTCGTTGTTCAAGAGTGAAGCTCGTTACCTGGTACGCAGGAGAGACCCTGACCTGTGGGCCAATGTTCTGAAGGAAGACAACGAGTACAGGCGTCCTCTGATTGACCAAGTGGTCCAGACCGCCCTCTCCGAGACCCAGGACCCCGAAGACATATCAGTCACTGTCAAGGCCTTCATGACGGCAGACTTACCAAATGAACTCATCGAGCTCCTCGAGAAGATCGTCTTGGAGAATTCAGTCTTCAGTGATCACAG ttctgGTTCTGATCTCGGCCAAAACAA GAATCTTCAGAACTTGCTGATTCTGACCGCAATCAAGGCCGACCGCACACGAGTGATGGAATATATCAACAGGCTGGATAACTACGACGCCCCGGATATAGCCAACATTGCCATCAGCAGCGAGCTGTATGAAGAGGCTTTTGCTATCTTCAAGAAGTTCGAAGTGAACACTTCAGCTATCCAG GTGTTGATCGATCATGTCAATAATCTAGACCGTGCGTACGAGTTTGCCGAGCGTTGCAACGAACCAGCCGTGTGGAGTCAGTTGGCTCGCGCCCAGTTGAACGGCAGTTTAGTCAAGGAGGCAATTGATTCTTATATCAAGGCTGACGACCCATCGCAATACATGGAAGTGGTTGATGTCGCCAGCAGGAACA ATAATTGGGAAGATCTAGTCAAATACCTGCAGATGGCTCGCAAGAAGGCCAGGGAAACCTTCATTGAAACTGAACTGATCTTTGCTTACGCCAAGACCAACAGATTGGCCGACTTGGAAGAATTTATATCTGGGCCTAATCATGCTAATATTACACAG GTGGCCGACCGTTGCTTTGACCAGAAAATGTATGACGCTGCCAAATTATTATACAACAATGTCTCCAACTTTGCCCGACTAGCCATCACCCTGGTGCATCTTGGCGAATACCAAGGAGCTGTCGATGGTGCTAGGAAAGCCAATAGTACAAAAACGTGGAAGGAGGTTTGCTTCGCATGTGTAGACAACGAAGAATTCCGCCTGGCCCAGATGTGTGGACTTCACATAGTCGTCCATGCCGATGAATTAGAAGAGCTTATTAATTATTATCAAGACAGAGGCTACTTTGAAGAACTCATCCTCCTACTAGAAGCTGCCTTAG GTTTAGAAAGAGCCCACATGGGCATGTTCACAGAATTAGCCATCCTCTATTCCAAATATAAACCACAAAAGATGAGGGAGCACTTGGAGCTCTTCTGGTCGAGAGTCAACATTCCAAAG GTCCTCCGCGCTGCTGAGCAGGCACACTTATGGTCCGAATTGGTGTTCCTCTACGACAAGTACGAAGAATATGACAACGCTATAATCACAATGATGAACCATCCCACAGACGCATGGAAAGAAAACCACTTCAAAGATATCATCACGAAAGTTGCCAATATTGAGCTTTACTACAAAGCGCTGCAGTTCTATCTCGACTTCAAGCCATTGCTACTCAATGACCTCTTGCTGGTGTTAACTCCACGGATGGACCACACTCGTGCCGTCACATTCTTCATGAAGCTGAATCAGATTCCGCTTGTCAAGCCTTATCTGCGCTCGGTgcaaaacaataataataaaGCTATCAATGAAGCATTGAACAATTTACTGATTGAAGAAGAGGATTATCAGGGCTTACGGAGCAGCATTGATGGATTCAATAACTTCGACAATATTGCGCTGGCACAGAAGATGGAGACACATGAGTTAATAGAATTCCGTCGTATTGCTGCCTACTTATACAAGGGTAACAACAGATGGAAACAATCGGTGGATCTGTGCAAAAGAGACAAGTTATTCAAG GATGCAATGCAATACGCGTGTGAATCCCGGAATATCGATATCGCAGAGGAGCTCATCGCATGGTTCTTAGATCAGAAGAATCCCGAGTGTTTCGCCGCATGTCTCTTTGCTTGTTACGATCTATTGAGGCCGGATGTAATCTTAGAACTTGCGTGGAGACATAATATCATGGACTTCACCATGCCTTACATGATTCAAGTAATGAGAGAATACATCTCAAAG GTGGACAAACTTGAACAGTCCGAAGCAATCCGTTGTGAAGTAGAACAGAAAGCAGAGGAGAAGCCACTTGTTTTTG CTGAACCTCAGTTAATGTTGACGCAAGGCCAAGGAATGGCAGGGATGCCAGCCGCCCCACCACAAGGAGGATACCAAGTTCCACAACCTGGATTCCAGGCACCTGGTGGATTCGCTGGGCCAATGCCAGGTTATGGGGGCATGTAA
- the LOC135482774 gene encoding clathrin heavy chain 1 isoform X4 — protein sequence MTQLLPIRFQEHLQLQNVGINAANIGFSTLTMESDKFICVREKVGETAQVVIIDMNDTANPVRRPISADSAIMNPASKVIALKAGKTLQIFNLEMKSKMKAHTMTDDVTFWKWISVNTVALVTDNACYHWSMEGDSQPLKVFDRHSSLSGCQIINYRTDGSGQWLLLIGISAQQNRVVGAMQLYSVERKVSQPIEGHAAAFGVFKMIGNQSESTLFCFAVRGAQGGKLHIIEVGQPAAGNSPYQKKAVDVFFPPEAQNDFPVAMQMSQKHDVVFLITKYGYIHLYDIESGTCIYMNRISGDTIFVTAPHDATSGIIGVNRKGQVLSVCVEEDNIIQYITNTLQNSDLALRMASRNNLPGAEDLFVRKFNNLFQNGQYSEAAKVAAGAPKGILRTPQTIQRFQQVPAQPGQTSPLLQYFGILLDQGQLNKYESLELCRPVLQQGRKQLLEKWLKEEKLECSEELGDLVKQADPTLALSVYLRANVPNKVIQCFAETGQFQKIVLYAKKVGYTPDYIFLLRNIMRINPDQGAQFAQMLVADDEPMADINQIVDVFMESNMVQQCTSFLLDALKNNRPCDAPLQTRLLEMNLMSAPQVADAILGNQMFTHYDRAHIAQLCEKAGLLQRALEHYTDLYDIKRAVVHTHLLNPEWLVNYFGSLSVEDSLECLKAMLQANIRQNLQVCVQIATKYHEQLGTTQLTEIFESFKSYEGLFYFLGSIVNFSQDPEVHFKYIQSACKTGQIKEVERICRESNCYDPQRVKNFLKEAKLTDQLPLIIVCDRYDFVHDLVLYLYRNNLQKYIEIYVQKVNPSRLPVVIGGLLDVDCTEDVIKQLIMVVKGQFSTDELVAEVEKRNRLKLLLPWLETRIHEGCNEPATHNALAKIYIDSNNNPERFLRENMYYDSKVVGKYCEKRDPHLACVAYERGLCDLELINVCNENSLFKSEARYLVRRRDPDLWANVLKEDNEYRRPLIDQVVQTALSETQDPEDISVTVKAFMTADLPNELIELLEKIVLENSVFSDHRNLQNLLILTAIKADRTRVMEYINRLDNYDAPDIANIAISSELYEEAFAIFKKFEVNTSAIQVLIDHVNNLDRAYEFAERCNEPAVWSQLARAQLNGSLVKEAIDSYIKADDPSQYMEVVDVASRNNNWEDLVKYLQMARKKARETFIETELIFAYAKTNRLADLEEFISGPNHANITQVADRCFDQKMYDAAKLLYNNVSNFARLAITLVHLGEYQGAVDGARKANSTKTWKEVCFACVDNEEFRLAQMCGLHIVVHADELEELINYYQDRGYFEELILLLEAALGLERAHMGMFTELAILYSKYKPQKMREHLELFWSRVNIPKVLRAAEQAHLWSELVFLYDKYEEYDNAIITMMNHPTDAWKENHFKDIITKVANIELYYKALQFYLDFKPLLLNDLLLVLTPRMDHTRAVTFFMKLNQIPLVKPYLRSVQNNNNKAINEALNNLLIEEEDYQGLRSSIDGFNNFDNIALAQKMETHELIEFRRIAAYLYKGNNRWKQSVDLCKRDKLFKDAMQYACESRNIDIAEELIAWFLDQKNPECFAACLFACYDLLRPDVILELAWRHNIMDFTMPYMIQVMREYISKVDKLEQSEAIRCEVEQKAEEKPLVFAEPQLMLTQGQGMAGMPAAPPQGGYQVPQPGFQAPGGFAGPMPGYGGM from the exons CTCCAAAATGTTGGCATCAATGCTGCCAACATTGGCTTCAGCACTCTCACCATGGAGTCTGACAAGTTCATCTGTGTGCGTGAGAAGGTTGGAGAGACTGCGCAGGTGGTCATTATTGACATGAACGACACAGCCAATCCCGTCAGGCGCCCAATCTCTGCCGATTCAGCCATTATGAACCCTGCCAGCAAAGTCATTGCATTGAAAG CTGGCAAAACCCTACAGATCTTCAACCTTGAGATGAAGAGCAAGATGAAGGCTCATACGATGACCGATGACGTCACATTCTGGAAATGGATCTCTGTCAACACCGTTGCATTGGTGACAGATAATGCATGCTACCACTGGAGCATGGAAG gtgaTTCTCAGCCACTGAAGGTTTTTGACCGCCACTCCAGCCTCTCTGGCTGTCAAATCATCAACTACCGAACTGATGGGAGCGGCCAGTGGCTCCTGCTGATAGGTATATCAGCGCAG cAAAATCGTGTTGTAGGAGCGATGCAGTTGTATTCTGTTGAGCGCAAAGTGAGCCAGCCGATTGAGGGACATGCTGCAGCATTCGGTGTTTTCAAAATGATCGGAAATCAGTCGGAGTCGACACTGTTCTGCTTCGCTGTCAGAGGAGCACAAGGAGGAAAG CTCCATATTATCGAGGTTGGCCAACCAGCCGCAGGTAACAGCCCATATCAGAAAAAGGCAGTGGACGTTTTCTTCCCGCCGGAGGCACAGAATGATTTCCCTGTTGCGATGCAG ATGAGCCAAAAGCATGATGTGGTTTTCCTGATCACAAAGTATGGCTACATCCATCTCTACGATATCGAATCTGGCACGTGCATCTACATGAACAGAATCAGCGGTGACACCATATTCGTCACAGCTCCTCATGATGCCACATCTGGAATCATTGGAGTCAATAGGAAAGGACAG GTTCTGTCTGTGTGTGTAGAGGAGGACAATATCATCCAGTACATAACCAACACTCTCCAGAATTCCGATTTGGCATTGCGTATGGCATCTCGTAACAATCTGCCTGGTGCCGAGGATCTCTTTGTCAGGAAATTCAACAATCTGTTCCAGAATGGACAGTATTCAGAGGCAGCAAAGGTGGCAGCTGGTGCTCCCAAG GGTATTCTTCGTACTCCCCAGACAATTCAGAGGTTCCAACAGGTTCCAGCTCAGCCTGGCCAGACGTCACCACTACTGCAGTACTTTGGTATCCTGTTGGACCAGGGCCAGTTGAACAAATATGAATCTCTGGAACTCTGCCGGCCGGTCCTTCAACAGGGCAGGAAGCAACTACTGGAGAAGTGGCTCAAGGAGGAGAAGCTGGAATGTAGCGAAGAACTGGGTGACTTGGTCAAACAGGCCGACCCAACCCTTGCTCTGTCTGTTTACCTCCGCGCTAATGTACCAAATAAA gtCATCCAATGCTTTGCCGAGACTGGTCAATTCCAGAAGATTGTTCTGTATGCCAAGAAAGTTGGCTACACTCCCGACTATATCTTCCTCCTGCGTAATATCATGCGCATCAATCCAGACCAGGGGGCGCAGTTCGCCCAGATGTTGGTAGCTGATGATGAACCAATGGCAGATATCAATCAG ATCGTGGATGTGTTTATGGAATCAAACATGGTGCAGCAATGTACTTCATTCCTACTGGATGCCCTCAAGAACAACCGACCTTGCGACGCACCGCTGCAGACCAGGCTCCTAGAAATGAACCTCATGTCAGCACCGCAG GTTGCTGATGCTATTCTTGGCAATCAGATGTTTACTCATTACGATCGTGCCCACATCGCCCAGCTCTGTGAGAAGGCTGGTCTTCTACAAAGG GCGTTGGAGCACTACACTGACTTGTACGACATCAAGAGAGCTGTCGTCCACACCCATTTACTCAATCCAGAATGGCTTGTCAATTACTTTGGCTCGTTATCTGTAGAGGATTCTCTTGAATGCCTCAAAGCAATGTTGCAGGCCAACATCAGACAGAACTTACAAGTGTGTGTACAGATTGCCACCAAGTATCATGAGCAGTTGGGAACTACTCAACTTACTGAGATTTTCGAATCGTTCAAAAGTTACGAAG GACTTTTCTACTTCCTTGGCTCGATTGTTAACTTCAGCCAGGATCCTGAGGTTCACTTCAAATACATCCAGTCAGCATGTAAGACTGGCCAGATCAAGGAGGTGGAGAGAATCTGCCGCGAGAGTAACTGTTACGATCCACAGAGAGTGAAAAATTTCCTCAAG GAAGCCAAGTTGACTGATCAGCTTCCTCTGATTATTGTGTGCGACAGATACGACTTCGTGCATGATCTTGTCCTCTACCTGTACAGAAACAACCTACAGAAGTACATAGAGATTTATGTGCAGAAG GTGAACCCGTCGCGTCTGCCTGTTGTGATTGGCGGCCTTCTGGATGTCGACTGCACAGAAGATGTAATCAAACAGTTGATCATGGTGGTCAAGGGACAGTTCTCCACTGATGAGCTGGTCGCTGAGGTAGAAAAGAGAAATAG ATTGAAGTTGCTCTTGCCGTGGTTGGAAACTCGTATCCATGAAGGCTGCAATGAACCAGCCACTCACAACGCCCTCGCCAAGATCTATATCGACAGCAATAACAACCCTGAGAGATTCCTAAGAGAGAACATGTACTATGACAGCAAAGTGGTGGGAAAATATTGCGAGAAAAGAGATCCTCATCTTGCTTGTGTCGCTTATGAGAGAGGTCTCTGTGACTTGGAGCTCATTAAC GTTTGCAACGAGAACTCGTTGTTCAAGAGTGAAGCTCGTTACCTGGTACGCAGGAGAGACCCTGACCTGTGGGCCAATGTTCTGAAGGAAGACAACGAGTACAGGCGTCCTCTGATTGACCAAGTGGTCCAGACCGCCCTCTCCGAGACCCAGGACCCCGAAGACATATCAGTCACTGTCAAGGCCTTCATGACGGCAGACTTACCAAATGAACTCATCGAGCTCCTCGAGAAGATCGTCTTGGAGAATTCAGTCTTCAGTGATCACAG GAATCTTCAGAACTTGCTGATTCTGACCGCAATCAAGGCCGACCGCACACGAGTGATGGAATATATCAACAGGCTGGATAACTACGACGCCCCGGATATAGCCAACATTGCCATCAGCAGCGAGCTGTATGAAGAGGCTTTTGCTATCTTCAAGAAGTTCGAAGTGAACACTTCAGCTATCCAG GTGTTGATCGATCATGTCAATAATCTAGACCGTGCGTACGAGTTTGCCGAGCGTTGCAACGAACCAGCCGTGTGGAGTCAGTTGGCTCGCGCCCAGTTGAACGGCAGTTTAGTCAAGGAGGCAATTGATTCTTATATCAAGGCTGACGACCCATCGCAATACATGGAAGTGGTTGATGTCGCCAGCAGGAACA ATAATTGGGAAGATCTAGTCAAATACCTGCAGATGGCTCGCAAGAAGGCCAGGGAAACCTTCATTGAAACTGAACTGATCTTTGCTTACGCCAAGACCAACAGATTGGCCGACTTGGAAGAATTTATATCTGGGCCTAATCATGCTAATATTACACAG GTGGCCGACCGTTGCTTTGACCAGAAAATGTATGACGCTGCCAAATTATTATACAACAATGTCTCCAACTTTGCCCGACTAGCCATCACCCTGGTGCATCTTGGCGAATACCAAGGAGCTGTCGATGGTGCTAGGAAAGCCAATAGTACAAAAACGTGGAAGGAGGTTTGCTTCGCATGTGTAGACAACGAAGAATTCCGCCTGGCCCAGATGTGTGGACTTCACATAGTCGTCCATGCCGATGAATTAGAAGAGCTTATTAATTATTATCAAGACAGAGGCTACTTTGAAGAACTCATCCTCCTACTAGAAGCTGCCTTAG GTTTAGAAAGAGCCCACATGGGCATGTTCACAGAATTAGCCATCCTCTATTCCAAATATAAACCACAAAAGATGAGGGAGCACTTGGAGCTCTTCTGGTCGAGAGTCAACATTCCAAAG GTCCTCCGCGCTGCTGAGCAGGCACACTTATGGTCCGAATTGGTGTTCCTCTACGACAAGTACGAAGAATATGACAACGCTATAATCACAATGATGAACCATCCCACAGACGCATGGAAAGAAAACCACTTCAAAGATATCATCACGAAAGTTGCCAATATTGAGCTTTACTACAAAGCGCTGCAGTTCTATCTCGACTTCAAGCCATTGCTACTCAATGACCTCTTGCTGGTGTTAACTCCACGGATGGACCACACTCGTGCCGTCACATTCTTCATGAAGCTGAATCAGATTCCGCTTGTCAAGCCTTATCTGCGCTCGGTgcaaaacaataataataaaGCTATCAATGAAGCATTGAACAATTTACTGATTGAAGAAGAGGATTATCAGGGCTTACGGAGCAGCATTGATGGATTCAATAACTTCGACAATATTGCGCTGGCACAGAAGATGGAGACACATGAGTTAATAGAATTCCGTCGTATTGCTGCCTACTTATACAAGGGTAACAACAGATGGAAACAATCGGTGGATCTGTGCAAAAGAGACAAGTTATTCAAG GATGCAATGCAATACGCGTGTGAATCCCGGAATATCGATATCGCAGAGGAGCTCATCGCATGGTTCTTAGATCAGAAGAATCCCGAGTGTTTCGCCGCATGTCTCTTTGCTTGTTACGATCTATTGAGGCCGGATGTAATCTTAGAACTTGCGTGGAGACATAATATCATGGACTTCACCATGCCTTACATGATTCAAGTAATGAGAGAATACATCTCAAAG GTGGACAAACTTGAACAGTCCGAAGCAATCCGTTGTGAAGTAGAACAGAAAGCAGAGGAGAAGCCACTTGTTTTTG CTGAACCTCAGTTAATGTTGACGCAAGGCCAAGGAATGGCAGGGATGCCAGCCGCCCCACCACAAGGAGGATACCAAGTTCCACAACCTGGATTCCAGGCACCTGGTGGATTCGCTGGGCCAATGCCAGGTTATGGGGGCATGTAA